The following nucleotide sequence is from Borrelia coriaceae.
AATTTTTCGTTCTTAGAGATAGATAATATTATTGACAATCCAATTTATTTGATTCCTGCAAAGAAGCATGTTGCATATTATTCAAGTTATAAGAAAATAAAAAATCGTCTCTATTCTGTTGTAAGTATTCCAGTTATGAGTGATAGTTCTATCATGCTAGGTGTAATCTGTTTTTTAGTTTGTTTTGACAATTTATTTATTGATATTTCAAATCAATTTGATTCTTATCTTAAGTTTAGTAATAAAAATTATGAATTTTTTGTAGTTGATAGGGAGTTTAAGCCTTTATTGTTAAGTCTTAATGATTTAAATACTAAAAATTTTACAGAAAATTATGCTGATAGTGTGTTACACAGTGTTATAGGGCATATTAAGGGTAATCCTAATATTTCTAGGGATATTTTAAAACATAAGGCTTCTTTTTATGTTTTAAGTACTGCTCAGATTGATGGAAGCGGTATTCAAGGTATGATTTTTAATATGGATTATCTTCCTCTTGGATTTCAATCAAATGCGATATTTTTTTTAGGGTTTGTATTTTTTGCGTATCTCACTATATTTTATCTTTATAATAAATTTATTTTTTCCTTTATTGGGGATTTTAAAACTCTTATTAGTTATAAAAAGGAAAGAGAAGATATTTTAAATATTGAGCCTACTTTAGAGGTTCAATATAGGTCTTTTATTTTTGCTTACATTAGTGATGAATTTGACATTTTTTTTGCGAAAACCTTTAATATTGTCGATAACATTAAGGGTTATGTGCAGAATTTGAGAAAATGTTTGACTGAAATAGAAATACCTGAAGAGAATATAAATAAGGTTCATAATAGTCTTGCTACTTATGATAGGATAGGGGATGCTTTCTCTAAATTTGAGAAATCAGTTATCAATATCTTAAAAGATTTTGAATCAATAGCTAACCCAATTAGTGAGCATAATAAGAATATATTGGATATTGCTACTAAATTTGAAGAAAATGCCAATGCTTTTTATGGGATAGATAAGAACTTAGAGGTTTTTAGTAAAGTTGTTGCATCAAATTCTACAAGTATTGATAGTGTAAAGAATAAGGTTTTTGAATTGAATTCTATTTTTGAAAATATGAACAAGAATTTTTCTGAGCTCTTATCTCAAACTAATAATCTTCAGAGTGCAAATAAGCTTTTAGTATTAATATCGGCACAAACTAATATGCTTGCAATGAATGCAGCTATTGAGGCTGCCAAAGCTGGAGATGCTGGTAAGAGCTTTGCTGTTGTTGCCGAAGAGATTAGAAAACTTGCTATTAATTCTGGAAAGTATTCGACAACTATTAAGGATGAGCTTAAAATGGTTAATAATATTATTTCAGTTATAAGTTCGGGCATTGATTCTATTTACAAGGATTTTATTGATATTCAAGAAAATATTGATAATAACTCAGTGCAACATGAGAGAATTAATGTTACTCTTACTAAGCATGTAAAAGAAATTGAAGAATTTAAAGGTAAATATTTGTCTCATGATATTAAGATTAAAGATGCTAAGAATATGTGTAAGGAGATATTTAATAGTTACTTTATTATTAGTGGGAAGTTTAATAATTTAAGTAATGATTTAAATGAATTTGAGGTGTCTAAGATGAGTTTAGATGCATTAGAACCTTTGCGGGAGCATGTGTCATTGGTTAACGAATATAAAGAAAAAGTTGCTAAAATGAAGGGTATTGTTGAAGATATTAATAATGAATTTTGGGGTATATAACCTAATTTTTGTCGTCAAATCCAATGTATAGCACTTCTTCTTCAAGTAAAAATCCCGTTTTTCTTTTGACTTCAGTCTTTACTCTTGCAATAAGGGCTTTAATATCTTTTGAGCTGGCATTGTTACTATTTATAATGAAATTTCCGTGATAGTTTGAGACCAACGCTCCTCCAATTTTTAGTCCTTTTAAGTTACATTCTTCAATTATTTTGCCGGTAGGTTTTAAGAATTTTTTATTATTTTTAAATGTGCTCCCGCTACTTGGAAAGAGATAGTGCCCTTTGTCTATTCTATTTTGTTTATTTTTTTTCATGACCTCTTCAATATGTTTTTTATTGCTTTTTGTTAAGTTTAGGGTTGCCTTTAATATTAAAGTATTTTTGTTTTGGAATGGGGAAGTTTTGTATGCAAATTCACTTTTTTCGAATTTTTTGCAGATAGTTTTGCCATCTTCATTTATAAACATTATCTGATCTAATATTTCAGAGATTTCGTTTCCAAAACATCTGGCATTCATCCAAATTGCGCCTCCAAGTGTTCCAGGAAGTCCGTATATAAATTCTAAGCCACTTAATTCATTTTGCATTGCAAAATTACATAAGTCTTCAAAATTGGTTCCACATTCAGCAATAATTTGGTTGTCTTGAAGTTCAATTTTGTTTAAGTGACCAGTGTATATTATGGGAAAATCAATTTCTTCTTCATCGTTTATTAGCAGATTGGAGCCTCCGCCCAAAATAAATATTTTAGTTTTTTCTTCTATTGCTGCTTTAAAGATATATTCTGTATCTTTGATTGTCTTAGGTGCTAAGAATAATTTGGAAATTCCTCCTATTTTATAGGTTGTGTAGTTTGTAAGATCTTCTGTTTTAGGTTTAATATTAATCTTTTTAAGGAAATTATTTATGTTTTTAGACATATTTTCTCCATTTTATATTGGATTAGTATTTTTTTCAAATTTGAATTAACTTTTTTAAGTATTACATAGATTTAATTATTATGAAATTTGTCAAATTGTTTGAAATATAATAAACTTTTATAATAAGCTGTATAAGAGATTATGTTAATTGTAATTTATTTGGATATTTTTAATTTCTAGAATTATGTTTTTTCATGGGATGTATGCTTCTTAGGTTATATAATACGAAAACAAAGAGTTTATCTGAAGTAAAGAATTTTAGTGATACTAAAGTCTATGCCTGTGGGCCTACTGTTTATAATTATGCCCATATAGGCAATCTTAGAACGTATATTTTTGAAGATCTGCTTATTAAGTCTTTAAGGTTGTTAAAATATAATGTTAACTATGCAATGAATATTACCGATATTGGTCATTTAACGGGTGACTTTGATGAGGGAGAAGATAAAGTAGTTAAGGCTGCAAAAGAGAGAGGACTTACGGTTTATGAAATTAGCAGGTTTTTTACAGAGGCTTTTTTTTGTGACTGTGCAAAATTGAATATAGTCCGTCCTGATAAAGTACTTATTGCAAGTGAATATATTGCGATCATGATAGAGGTGGTCAAAGTCCTTGAGCAAAATGGGTTTACTTATTTTGTTAATGGTAATGTTTATTTTGATATTTCTCGTTTTAAATGTTATGGTCAGATGGCTGGCATTAGTCTAAATAATTTTGGGGATTCTTCTGTATCTAGAGTTGATGTAGATCCGTCAAAGAAGAATAAGTCGGATTTTGTTTTGTGGTTTACAAATTCAAAATTTAAAGATCAGGAAATGAAATGGGATTCACCTTGGGGATTTGGTTATCCAAGTTGGCATTTAGAATGTGCAGCAATGAATTTAGATTATTTTAAACATACTCTTGATATTCATTTAGGAGGAGTTGATCATATTGGGGTGCATCACATAAATGAAATAGCCATAGTAGAATGTTACTTAGGTAAAATGTGGTGTGATATGTTTGTTCATGGTGAGTTTTTAATTATGGAAGATGAGAAAATGTCAAAATCAAATAATAATTTTATTACCATTAAAGACTTAGAAACTGCTGGATTTTTGCCTTTAGATTTTAGATATTTTTGTTTAACTGCACATTATAGAACTCAACTTAAGTTTACGTTTAATAATCTGAAAGCTTGCAAGGTGGCTAGGGAAAACATGCTTAATAAATTGACGTTTATCTATTCTTCATTAACTCAACTTGATCTTGCATTACTCAGTGAAAATTCTGATAACATTGAATCTGTTTTAGAGAATAGATATTATGATAATTTTTTGGAAAAAATAGCTTTTGATTTAAATATTCCTCAGGTATTAGCCTTGCTATGGGATATCATTAAAGATGATAATTTGCATGCTCTCTCAAAACTTAAACTTGCATTTAAGTTTGATGAGGTTTTATCTCTTGGCTTAAAAGAAGGTGTCCTTAGAGAGATTGAAAAAGATAGGGTAGATATTGATGATTCTATGAATTTTTTACTGGAAGAGAGACGGTTTGCCAAGTTGAGCAAAGATTTTAAGCGTGCCGATGAGATTAGAGACTATTTTCGTTCTAAAGGTTTTGTGTTAATTGATACTGAAAATGGGACTAAGGTTAAAAGAGGGTAATTTTTGGCAGTGTTTTTTAAGCGTCAATATTTTGTTTTAAGCTTAATTTTTTTTGTTTTATTA
It contains:
- the murB gene encoding UDP-N-acetylmuramate dehydrogenase — its product is MSKNINNFLKKINIKPKTEDLTNYTTYKIGGISKLFLAPKTIKDTEYIFKAAIEEKTKIFILGGGSNLLINDEEEIDFPIIYTGHLNKIELQDNQIIAECGTNFEDLCNFAMQNELSGLEFIYGLPGTLGGAIWMNARCFGNEISEILDQIMFINEDGKTICKKFEKSEFAYKTSPFQNKNTLILKATLNLTKSNKKHIEEVMKKNKQNRIDKGHYLFPSSGSTFKNNKKFLKPTGKIIEECNLKGLKIGGALVSNYHGNFIINSNNASSKDIKALIARVKTEVKRKTGFLLEEEVLYIGFDDKN
- a CDS encoding methyl-accepting chemotaxis protein, giving the protein MHEDLINVKLKNMRFLLYLIFVIFICFGLLFLGQAYLNYKNRYLERVESDFKLFSKNVSFQIKNKYDAAVGVLRNLIKNEEVLNVLSNVSNSFVASVDLSVIDLNTSIALFLSSKGFNEVSKVFQHIPLEENSLEGIFYVPVGQNVLISNKNFSFLEIDNIIDNPIYLIPAKKHVAYYSSYKKIKNRLYSVVSIPVMSDSSIMLGVICFLVCFDNLFIDISNQFDSYLKFSNKNYEFFVVDREFKPLLLSLNDLNTKNFTENYADSVLHSVIGHIKGNPNISRDILKHKASFYVLSTAQIDGSGIQGMIFNMDYLPLGFQSNAIFFLGFVFFAYLTIFYLYNKFIFSFIGDFKTLISYKKEREDILNIEPTLEVQYRSFIFAYISDEFDIFFAKTFNIVDNIKGYVQNLRKCLTEIEIPEENINKVHNSLATYDRIGDAFSKFEKSVINILKDFESIANPISEHNKNILDIATKFEENANAFYGIDKNLEVFSKVVASNSTSIDSVKNKVFELNSIFENMNKNFSELLSQTNNLQSANKLLVLISAQTNMLAMNAAIEAAKAGDAGKSFAVVAEEIRKLAINSGKYSTTIKDELKMVNNIISVISSGIDSIYKDFIDIQENIDNNSVQHERINVTLTKHVKEIEEFKGKYLSHDIKIKDAKNMCKEIFNSYFIISGKFNNLSNDLNEFEVSKMSLDALEPLREHVSLVNEYKEKVAKMKGIVEDINNEFWGI
- a CDS encoding cysteine--tRNA ligase, whose amino-acid sequence is MLLRLYNTKTKSLSEVKNFSDTKVYACGPTVYNYAHIGNLRTYIFEDLLIKSLRLLKYNVNYAMNITDIGHLTGDFDEGEDKVVKAAKERGLTVYEISRFFTEAFFCDCAKLNIVRPDKVLIASEYIAIMIEVVKVLEQNGFTYFVNGNVYFDISRFKCYGQMAGISLNNFGDSSVSRVDVDPSKKNKSDFVLWFTNSKFKDQEMKWDSPWGFGYPSWHLECAAMNLDYFKHTLDIHLGGVDHIGVHHINEIAIVECYLGKMWCDMFVHGEFLIMEDEKMSKSNNNFITIKDLETAGFLPLDFRYFCLTAHYRTQLKFTFNNLKACKVARENMLNKLTFIYSSLTQLDLALLSENSDNIESVLENRYYDNFLEKIAFDLNIPQVLALLWDIIKDDNLHALSKLKLAFKFDEVLSLGLKEGVLREIEKDRVDIDDSMNFLLEERRFAKLSKDFKRADEIRDYFRSKGFVLIDTENGTKVKRG